Proteins from one Mercurialis annua linkage group LG7, ddMerAnnu1.2, whole genome shotgun sequence genomic window:
- the LOC126655348 gene encoding uncharacterized protein LOC126655348, translated as MVTFSCFSAHINSHKSKKAVEPSLEAMHKTLQDTSHGQSSMASPKSARLDSLLLITQANTENSGGTKDFTSSVFVERGWKQEEVKGKLNCENNSGIHQKVLKKSQSLGNALCLEGTVLCDNDIDDEIHHEFSSDSLDQNGSVGPYATNGPRDSPVSQQEDAPRSESVQVSSDVFNNKSIFSIRDPQQSEKEDPENSEIMLSGEGANESCDHTPRTPPTIPKSRSLPSICMSLPSPDGNSYNYMVPKSRSSEDLHVLYMRRKEGSFHEAGRRAIHEHEPNNNVCEIGKNNFDNCLDDNYDSYNYSASAKDWIVPVTDEVTEMKHLQGESSIQQGDGLQGKDFKIKRIQEWVTDLQHCSAPEETDEVSNSVHLMNSVSPAINGLTATKMNSNFSPGMEAVKRYISSLSAFSTTVQLSNHGLVVIPFLGAFISLKVLNLSGNSIVRITAGSLPRGLHMLNLSKNKLSNIEGLRELTRLRVLDLSYNRIFRIGHGLASCSSLKELYLAGNKISEVEGLHRLLKLTVLDLRFNKISTAKCLGQLAANYISLQAISLEGNPAQRNVGDEQIKKYLQSLLPHLVYFNRQPTKVSTLKDAADRSLRLGINAHQFDRGLRSENKVGRKASHGVGGTKPTSSSTHSRKNQALVSANPSKGRHARLPPSGTKVTGSHRQHYIDIGSKLVNFGSALSMRRSRSEGTLGGL; from the exons ATGGTTACATTTTCGTGCTTCAGTGCTCACATCAATTCTCACAAATCAAAG AAAGCTGTTGAACCTTCTCTTGAAGCAATGCATAAAACTTTGCAAGACACATCACATGGTCAATCTTCTATGGCTTCACCTAAATCTGCAAGATTAGATTCATTGCTGTTGATCACACAAGCTAATACTGAAAATAGTGGTGGTACCAAGGATTTCACAAGCTCTGTGTTTGTCGAACGAGGCTGGAAACAAGAGGAAGTTAAAGGAAAATTGAACTGTGAGAATAACTCAGGAATTCATCAGAAAGTCCTAAAGAAAAGTCAGTCTTTAGGAAATGCATTATGCCTTGAAGGAACTGTTCTTTGTGACAATGATATTGATGATGAAATACACCATGAATTTTCTAGTGATTCTCTTGATCAGAATGGGTCGGTGGGACCATATGCTACTAATGGTCCAAGAGATAGCCCAGTTAGTCAGCAGGAAGACGCTCCAAGGTCAGAGTCTGTTCAAGTTAGTTCTGATGTTTTCAACAATAAATCCATTTTCTCAATCAGAGATCCTCAGCAGTCCGAGAAGGAAGACCCTGAAAATTCCGAAATTATGTTATCGGGTGAAGGTGCCAATGAATCATGTGACCATACACCTCGCACACCTCCAACAATTCCGAAATCAAGGTCTTTGCCTAGTATTTGCATGTCCTTGCCTTCGCCTGACGGAAATTCTTATAACTATATGGTACCTAAGTCAAGATCTTCTGAGGACCTGCATGTTCTGTACATGAGGCGGAAAGAGGGTTCATTTCATGAGGCTGGGAGGAGAGCCATACATGAACATGAACCAAACAATAATGTTTGTGAAATTGggaaaaataactttgataattgTCTTGATGATAATTATGATTCATACAATTATTCGGCTTCAGCAAAAGACTGGATAGTACCTGTTACAGATGAGGTAACAGAAATGAAACACCTCCAAGGAGAATCCTCCATCCAGCAGGGTGATGGATTACAGGGCaaggattttaaaattaagcGGATTCAGGAGTGGGTCACTGATCTTCAACATTGCAGTGCACCGGAAGAAACAGATGAAGTCTCAAATAGTGTTCACCTAATGAATAGCGTTTCCCCTGCCATCAATGGTTTGACTGCTACTAAGATGAATAGCAATTTTTCTCCTGGCATGGAGGCTGTAAAAAGATATATCTCTTCTTTGAGTGCCTTTTCTACTACTGTTCAGCTGTCAAATCACGGGTTGGTGGTGATTCCATTTCTTGGTGCATTTATAAGCTTGAAGGTGCTTAATCTATCTGGAAATTCCATAG TGAGAATAACTGCTGGTTCCCTTCCTCGCGGACTTCATATGTTAAATCTGTCAAAAAATAAACTCTCTAATATTGAGGGTTTACGTGAACTCACTCGGCTTCGTGTGCTGGACTTGAGCTATAACCGGATATTCAGAATTGGCCATG GACTGGCTTCTTGTTCTTCACTGAAAGAGTTGTATCTGGCGGGAAATAAAATAAGCGAGGTTGAGGGTCTCCATCGGCTGTTAAAGCTAACAGTATTAGATCTGCGTTTCAACAAAATCTCTACAGCCAAATGTCTGGGCCAACTTGCAGCCAATTACATATCCTTACAAGCTATCAGCTTGGAAGGGAATCCAGCTCAGAGAAATGTTGGAGATGAACAAATCAAGAAATATCTACAAAGCCTTCTTCCTCATCTTGTTTACTTCAATCGGCAACCAACTAAGGTGAGCACATTGAAAGATGCTGCGGACCGGTCACTAAGGTTAGGGATCAATGCACATCAGTTTGACCGTGGCCTAAGATCAGAAAACAAAGTTGGACGAAAGGCGAGTCATGGTGTAGGTGGCACTAAGCCAACATCTTCATCAACTCATTCTCGTAAAAATCAGGCTCTTGTCTCGGCAAATCCATCCAAGGGTAGGCATGCCCGTCTGCCACCCAGTGGAACTAAAGTAACTGGCAGCCATCGACAGCATTATATTGATATCGGTAGCAAACTGGTTAACTTCGGATCAGCGTTGTCAATGCGCAGGAGTCGTAGTGAGGGCACTTTGGGAGGCCTGTGA
- the LOC126657024 gene encoding zinc finger BED domain-containing protein RICESLEEPER 2-like encodes MVQEGVKVAQSSIDKIRESVKYVRASNARRVKFAECILQCSLSCRQVRQDVPTRWNSTYLMIESALLFQRAFQHLFLIDTKYTSCPTTEEWLQAERIMKLLKPFSEISTLFSGTKYPTANLYFHGVWKIELRLLEELGNGEDVISRMATRMKIKFDKYWHSYSEILSIAIILDPRYKLDFVEFCLFKIDGIESKDRVLHIRNRLYSLFEEYMVSSAKDSTSIRSNRIVTCFTGDDVDEFDSFESEIFGSVKAKSQLDLYFEEPRLDRKQFADLEVLNYWKDNSFRYPELSLLARDILSIPITTVASESAFSIGGRILDKYRSSLLPQNAEALLCARDWLYGVPLIEEDLEKESLIEDFEELCNSMSCSFTKVT; translated from the coding sequence ATGGTGCAAGAAGGTGTTAAAGTTGCTCAATCTTCTATAGATAAAATTAGGGAGAGCGTAAAGTATGTTAGGGCTAGTAATGCGAGAAGGGTGAAATTTGCTGAGTGTATTTTGCAGTGTTCTTTAAGTTGTAGGCAAGTACGACAAGATGTACCAACTAGGTGGAATTCGACATATCTAATGATTGAGAGTGCTCTACTTTTTCAGCGTGCTtttcaacatttatttttaattgatactaAGTATACCTCCTGTCCTACAACAGAAGAGTGGCTTCAAGCTGAGAGAATAATGAAGCTTTTAAAACCCTTTTCTGAAATATCTACACTTTTTTCTGGAACTAAGTATCCGActgcaaatttatattttcatggaGTGTGGAAGATTGAGTTGCGTTTATTGGAAGAATTAGGAAATGGTGAGGATGTAATTAGCAGAATGGCTACAAGAATGAAGATTAAATTTGATAAGTATTGGCATTCTTACAGTGAAATTTTATCGATAGCAATTATTTTAGATCCTCGCTATAAGTTGGATTTTGTGgaattttgtttgtttaaaataGATGGTATCGAATCAAAAGATCGTGTGCTTCATATTCGTAACAGATTGTATTCTCTCTTTGAAGAGTATATGGTTTCATCTGCTAAAGATTCAACCTCTATTAGATCAAACAGAATTGTTACTTGTTTTACGGGGGATGATGTTGATGAGTTTGATAGTTTTGAAAGTGAAATTTTTGGCTCTGTTAAAGCCAAATCGcaattggatttgtattttgAAGAACCTAGGCTTGATAGAAAACAGTTTGCAGATTTAGAGGTTCTTAATTATTGGAAAGATAATTCTTTTCGATATCCAGAACTTTCATTGTTGGCTCGTGACATTCTTAGTATTCCTATAACCACGGTTGCCTCAGAATCTGCTTTTAGTATTGGAGGACGGATTCTCGATAAATATCGGAGCTCTCTTCTGCCTCAAAATGCAGAAGCATTATTATGTGCTCGAGATTGGTTATATGGGGTACCTCTTATTGAAGAAGATCTCGAGAAAGAATCTCtgattgaagattttgaagAATTATGCAATTCCATGTCTTGTTCATTCACAAAGGTTACTTAG